The window CAATGAATTTTTCGCCCGTTATCTGAGTTCGCCGGCTGCGCGGCCGATTGCCGCCGCAGCGAATGAAGCGGTCGTCGTTTCTCCGGCGGATTCCGCGCCGCAGGGCGTCTGGAAAATTGACAAGGACTCCCGCTTTGTACAACAGCCGGGCGTACAGTTAAAATCGGCCAACTTTAATTCCGTAATCGATCTTATCGGCAAGGACAGCGCCTATGCCGGAAAATTTGCCAATGGCGTGCTGACGCATACATTCCTGGACGTGAATGATTATCATCGTTACCATTTCCCGGTGAGCGGCACGATCAAAGAAGTGCGCGCGATCCTCGCCGACGATGCGGTGGGCGGCATCATCGTCTGGGATAAACAATTGCGCAAGTACGTGCTGGAGGATCAAATCCCCGGCTGGCAGGCGATCGAGACGCGTGCCTGCGTGATCATCGAGACGGAGAAATACGGCTTGGTCGCGGTGCTGCCGATCGGCATGTCGCAAGTCTCTTCGGTTAATTTTGAAACAAGCGTGAAAGTCGGCGCGAAGGTCAAAAAAGGCGATCCACTTGGTTATTTCCTCTTCGGCGGTTCCGACATCGTGATGCTGTTCCAGCCGCAGGCCAACTTTACGCTGACGGCGCCTGCGCTTGACGCGAATTCCTATAAGCATATTTACATGGGCGAGGCGTATGGACTGCTGCAGAAAGGTGTCCGATAGGTAAGAAATAAAACGAAAGACCGCCCGGCGAAAATGAACTGCCGGGCGGTCTTTGTTTTGTGTTTAGAAAAAATAGCGAAAGTAGACGTAGATGTGGCTGAGTACGATCGATACGAGCATCAGCGGAAACGCGAGTTTGAAAAAACCGCGGAAAGTAATTGCGATGCCGTTCTTTTCGGCGATTCCGGCGACGACGACGTTGGCGGACGCGCCGATCAATGTGCCGTTTCCGCCCAGGCAGGCGCCCAGCGCGAGTGACCACCAGACCGGTTCGAGATTCATGCCGGACAGCTGTCCCATTTCCTGCAGCATTGGGATCATCGTTGCGACAAAAGGGATGTTGTCGATGAAAGCCGAGGCGATGGCGGAGAGCCAGAGCACCAAAAGCGAAGTCTCCATCACCTGTCCCTGCGTCAGGGCAAGAGCCCAGTACGCGATCGCCTTGATCACGCCGGTCGCTTTCAGGCCGCCGACCAAGACGAAGAGTCCGGTGAAGAAGAAGATCGTCGGCCATTCGATATGCAGCAGAATCTCTTCCGGCTCTGCCTTACTGATGAGCAACAAAAGCATTGCGCCCGCCAAGGCGACGGTCGCGGATTCTAAATGAAAAAAGCCGTGCAGTGTGAAACCGAGAATGGTAAGGGCAAGAACGAAGAGCGATTTCTTCAGTAGCGCCTGATCGTGAATCGCATCTTGATAATTTAATTGTAAGACGCTAAGTCGATCTTCTTCTTCGACCTGGAGATCCTTTCTGTAAAAGAAAAGCAAGAGCGCGATGGTGACAAGCAAAATCAAAATGCATATCGGCGCAAGATGATAGGCGAATGCATTAAAACTTAAACCGGCGGCGCTGCCAATCATGATATTGGGCGGGTCGCCGATCAAAGTGGCCGTGCCGCCGATGTTGGAAGCGAGTATTTCGGAAATCAAAAACGGCAGCGGGTTGATTTGCAGTTTATCGGTCAACGTAAGTGTTACCGGTACAATCAATAAGACCGTGGTCACATTGTCGAGTAAAGCGGAGGCGGAGGCTGTGATGCCGGAGAGCAAGGCGAGCAGACGGAACGGATGCCCTTTGGTTACATGCGCCGACCAGATCGCGACTGCCTCGAATACGCCGCTGCGGCGGGTGATGGTGACGAGAATCATCATGCCGATCAGTAAGCCCAGCGTGTTGAAATCGATGTCGTCTTTTAGCGCGGTCTCCTGGCTTAAAAAACCGAGCAGCATCATCACGATGCCGCCCGTCATCGCGACCACCATGCGATGGAACTTTTCCCAGATGATCAGAACGTAGGTAAGCGTGAAAATCAGAATCGAGGCGTAGAAAGCGATATCGTGCACATGAAACACTCCTTTTCAGCTGAAAATAAAGAGAAGAAGCCCTTGGTGACAGGCTCCTCCGAAAAAAATACGTGTGCTATGTTTCTTTTTCCAGTATAGCGGATTGGGACTATGGACGTCAAATGCCAAAGAAGCAGGAGTTTATTCTTCGAAGCGGGAGTTTCGCTTGAAACGGATGGTATTTTTGGGGCGGGTAGGTTAAAATTAGAGTTGAAATAGTTGGAATAATGCGACGAGGGGGAAACGGGATGCTGCGCTCAATAAAAAGTCAGCTCTTGATGATCGTTTTTTTGCTCGTTTCCATATCGTTTCTTGTCTCCGGTGCGGTGAACATGTATATGGTGTCCTCTTCGTTCGAGCGCCACAGCAAAGAAGACAACCTGATGTTCGCCGAAGCGCTGGCGAAGAACGTATACGGTTTTTTCCATAACGCATACAATATCATTGATGGCTTGGCGAAAAACGGCGAAGTCCGCGAAATGGCGCCGGAAAAACAACGGCAGCTCTTTGTTTCGACGGCGGCGCGCTTTCCGTTTTTCAACAATTTGTATTCGACCGCGGTTAGCGATGGCATGCAGCTGGCGCGTGCGTACGGGCCGAATGCCAGTCGACGCAACCGGGAATGGTTTAGCGAAATGCGGGAGCGGGCGGCGCCTTGGACGTATTCGGGTTATACACTCTCTGGTGATGTGGCTGTCGCAGCGATTTTTTCGCCGATTTTTGACAAACGGGGAAATTATGCTGCGATTATGGGCGGCGACCTGAAACTGGATTATGTGCAGGATTTAGTGGAACGTTTCAACGAACGACCGGGCAGTTATGCCTGCGTTTTGGACGGTAATGGCGTAGTGCTCGCTCACCCCGAGCGTGTGCAGTTTCAAGAACGCTACAATTATCAAACGCGCAGCAAGAGTGTAGTTGTCAAAGACGAGCGCGGCAATGTCGTGTCACTCGCCGAAGGCGGCGAGCAAAAAACGGAAGTGGTTGCCATCGCGATTCCCGATGCGCTGCATGAAATGGCATGGAAGGCCTTGTCGGGCGAAGCAGGAACGCTCGAATTTCGCGATCTTGAAGGCCGGCAAATGATCGGCGCGTACTATCCGGTCGAGATTCCGGAGGTGCCGAGCCGTTGGGCGGTCATCACCGTACAGGACAGAGGCGTTGCACTGGCGCTGGTTTATGACGTGACGCGGCGCAATGCCGTAATTGCCACGGTCATTTTGCTGTTGGCGTTTAGTGGCGTCTACCTCTTTGTTTCCCGGCGCGTTGTGCAGCCGATCAACGATTTGATTGAAGGAACGGATGAAATTGCCCGGGGCGACTTATCGAAGCGCTTGAAGATAAGCCGCTTGAAGGAACTGGGGCAATTGGCCAAGGCATACAATGAGATGGCGGAAACGCTGGAGCTGCGGAATCTGGAACGCGAGCGCGACCGTGTGGCGCTCGCCGCATCGGAGACCAAGTTTTCCAAGGCCTTTCGTTATTATGCGGATGTCATCGGCATCACGCGCCTGACCGACCGGAAGATCGTCGAAGTGAACGAGGCGTTTTATGAAATTTTCGGCTATCAAGCGCAAGAAGTTCTCGAACATACGACGATGGAAATCGGAATGATGCCGGATACGGAGGAAAATAAGGCGAAAATTGCGGCGGTGTATCGTGACCTGAACGAAGGGAAGGCGGTGCGCAACCGCGAAGTCGAGTGGCGGACGAAAGACGGCATGAACCGTCTTGGACTATGGTCGGCCGAAGCGATTGAAATCAACGGCGAACGCTGTTCGATCTTCGCCTGGAAAGATATCAGCGAGCTGAAAAAGGCGCAGCAAGAGTTGCAGGAGGCGCACAATGAACTGGAAGTGAAGGTGGAGCTGCGGACGCAGGAACTGACCGCGCTGAATGAAGAACTGGTCGCCAGCAATGAAGAGCTGTCGAATGCGCTGGCGGAGCTGCGCCGAACGCAGGATCAGCTGGTGCGTTCGGAAAAAATGGCGGCGCTTGGCGGTCTGGTGGCTGGAGTGGCGCATGAGATCAACACGCCGATCGGCAGTAGCGTGACGGCGGCGTCGCATCTGACCGTGATTTCGAAGGAGCTGCGCGAGGCCTATCAGCTGCAAAAACTGGGCACGCGGCAATTTGTCGAATACATGGAAGACTGCCTGGAAGGCGCGAGAATCATTCAGGTCAATTTGGAACGCGCCGCCCGATTGGTGAAAAGTTTCAAACAGGTGTCGGCTGATCAGGTGAGTGAGACAAAACGCGTCTTTAAGGTAAAGGAATATCTCGAGGAAGTGTTGCTCAGCATTCAGCCGCATTATAAACGGACGAAACATCGCATCGTGACCGAATGTGACGAGGAGCTCGAAGTCGATACCTTTCCCGGCGCTTTTTCGCAGATCATCACGAATCTGCTGATGAATTCGATTCTACACGCCTATGATGAGTCGGATGAGGGAAAGATGACGATCAGGGTCTATAAAGAAGACGAGTGTCTGGTGCTCGATTATGCCGATGACGGCAAAGGCATGGCGAAACATGTGCAGGAACGGATTTTTGACCCTTTCTTCACGACGAAGCGTGGGGTAGGCGGAACCGGCTTGGGATTGTATGTTGTCTACAATATTATTACCCAGCAACTCGGAGGCAGCATTCGATGCGAGAGTGAACCGGGCAGAGGGACGAAATTTCATATCCGGATGCCGCTCTGAAACGGTGTCGCATGAGAGTTTTTTTAAAATGCTCCAGTAGAGAAAGAATGAAAATTGCGAATATGATGCACACTATTGTCAAGCTGGAAAAACTATGATAGAGTAACAACAAAATAAATAAGTCGGCAAAAAGCGATGAAGCTTACAGATGCATGATGCGCCTGTAAGCTTTTTGTCTTTTGAGAGAAGAATCTCCGAAGCCGCTTATGAGCAATGAAGCTTATAAACGTAATGCGCGTTTATAAGCTTTTTGCCTAAAGGAGGTGGTTGCAGCGAAAAAAACAAGTGCTGCTAAAAAGAAAAATGCTCCATGAGTACCGCAAATACTCATGGAGCGCAGGCTGCGTCATGTTCCCCAGTGGTCGCCAGGGTTTATTCAGCATACCCATTGTTCATTATAAGGCACAAAGCAAACTGTTTTCAAGCGATAAATAAAAAGCAAATGAGAGTGAGGTTTTTTATATGAGACAAGTTGCGATTTACGGTAAAGGCGGAATTGGAAAATCCACAACCACGCAAAATACGGTGGCGGCGTTAGCGGAAGCAGGCAAGCAAATTATGGTGGTCGGCTGCGATCCGAAGGCAGACTCAACACGTTTGTTGCTTAACGGACTGTGTCAAAAAACAGTGCTCGATACATTGCGTGATGAAGGCGATGACATTGATCTCGATGACATTCTGAAGCCAGGCTTCAAAGGCACGATGTGCGTCGAATCGGGCGGGCCGGAACCGGGCGTGGGCTGCGCCGGGCGCGGCATTATTACCTCGATCAACATGTTGGAGTCGTTGGGGGCATACACCGAGGAACTGGATTATGTTTTTTACGACGTCTTGGGCGACGTTGTCTGCGGCGGCTTTGCGATGCCGATCCGCGAAGGCAAGGCCGAGGAGATTTACATTGTTGCTTCCGGCGAACTGATGGCGTTATATGCCGCAAACAATATTTCTAAAGGAATTCAAAAATATGCTCAATCCGGCAAGGTTCGTTTAGGCGGAATCATTTGCAACAGCCGCAAGGTGGATGGCGAATATGAGCTGCTAAAAGCGTTTGCCGAGGAACTCGGTTCACAATTAATTCATTTCGTGCCGCGCGACAATCTGGTGCAGCGCGCGGAAATCAACAAGAAGACCGTGATCAACTACGATCCGACCGCCGGACAAGCCGATGAGTATCGCAAACTCGCTTCGAATATCGACAATAACGACATGTTCGTCATTCCAAAACCAATGGTGCAAGACCGTCTGGAGCAACTGATGATGGACTATGGAATGATGGAACTGTAAGAAAGAAAAATAAAAAGAGAAAGGTGATGAAGCCATGTTATTAGTCAGAGCAATCGTCAGACCGGAAAAAAAGGATGAGGTGCTGGCGGAATTGACCAAAGGCGGTTTTAATGCGGCTACGGTGATTGATGTGGTCGGGCGTGGCAAGCAAAAAGGGATTAAGATCGGCAGCATCATTTATGACGAAATCCCCAAAGTCATGATTGTGATGGCCATTCGCGACGAATACCGTCAGGATATTGTCGATATCATTTTGCGGACGGCTAAGACCGGCGAAAAGGGCGTCTATGGCGACGGCAAGATTTTTGTCAGTCCGATTGAAGAGGCGTACACGATCTCGACCGGCGCGACCGGGATATAGGAGGGATTGGCATGAAAGAAATCATGGCCATTGTACGGATGAACAAGACGAACGCGACGAAAAAAGCGCTGGTCGAAGCCGGGGCGACCGGCTTTACAGCGACAAAGGTACTGGGCCGGGGTAAATTGGTCAAAGACAAATCGCTGATTGCCGACCGGAAGATTGAACTCATGTCGATGGTGGATGCGGAAGACGTCAAAGAAGCGGAAAAACTGATCGACGGCTTTTTGGACGGCGCGCGCCTTTATTCGAGACGGCTCTTCAATGTGGTGGCCAATGATGAAGATGTGCCGCGCATCGTGGAAGCGCTGATGCAGGCGAACCGAACCGAAAATAAGGTGGGCGACGGAAAAATATTTATCATGCCGATTTGCGACGTCGCCAGAGTTCGCACCGGAGAAATCGGCAAAGAGGCGCTTTGACAAGGCGCAGGTAAATGCAAAGGGGGCGTAAAGCATGAAGAAAACGGTGACAGAGCAACAGATTGAGGCGATGCTGGATCAATTGCCTTCTAAAGTGGTAAAGAACCGGAAAAAACATATCGTCGTAAAAAATACGGCACTGGATGCGCAGACGATCGAAGCGAACACGCGGACGATTCCCGGCATTATCAGCAACCGGGGCTGCGCCTATGCCGGCTGTAAAGGCGTGGTGCTGGGCCCGCTGAAAGATATGGCGCATATCGTCCACGGACCGATCGGCTGCAGCTACTACGCATGGGGCACAAGGCGCAATAAAGCAAGATCAGAAGATCCGGCGAAAAACTTTCTGAATTACTGTTTTTCCACCGATATGCAGGAAAGCGATATCGTCTTTGGCGGTGAAAAAAAGCTGGCGGCGATGATCGATGAAGTGGTGGAAAATTTTAAACCGAACGCGGTGACGATATCGGCCACCTGTCCGGTCGGGCTGATTGGCGACGACATTAACGCGGTCGCGCGTGCCGCCGAAGAGCGACACGGCATTCAGGTACTGGCCTTCAGCTGCGAAGGCTATAAAGGGGTAAGCCAGTCCGCCGGTCATCATATCGCCAACAATATTTTGATGGACAAGGTCATCGGCGTATCGGAGGAAGAGAGTGCGCCAGCGCCTTATGCGATAAACATCCTGGGCGAGTACAACATTGGCGGCGACAGTTGGGAAATTGAACGCATCTTGAAAGACATCGGTTATCATATTGTCTCGGTAATGACCGGCGACGGATCGTATGAAGAATTAAAGAAAGCGCATGTCGCCGAACTGAATCTGGTGCAGTGCCATCGCTCCATCAACTACATCGCTGAGATGCTGGAAACGAAATACGGCACGCCTTGGCTCAAGGTTAACTTTATCGGTGTGCAGGGCACTGTCGATTCGTTGCGCGATATGGCCGTGTATTTCGGTGATGCGGAACTAACGCGCAAGACGGAAGAAGTGATTGCGCGTGAATTGGCCAAAGTCGAACCGGTCATGGAGCAATACCGCAAAATCTGCGAAGGAAAGACTGCATTCTGCTTTGTCGGCGGTTCGCGCGGGCATCATTATCAAAACCTGTTCAAGGAACTGGGCATTGATACCGTGCTGGCCGGTTATGAATTCGCGCATCGCGATGATTATGAGGGCCGTCAGGTCATTCCGACGATCAAGCCAGATGCCGACAGCAAGAATATTCCCGATTTGCAGGTCAAACCGGACGAAAGGCGCTTTAAGCTTAAATTGTCGCCGGAAAAAATGGCCGAACTAAAAGAGCGAATTCCGCTGAACCACTACTGCGGCATGCAACTCGAAATGAGCGAGGGCACGGTGATGGTTGACGATCTGAACCATTATGAAACCGAACATTTCATCAAACTGTTGAAGCCGGATATCTTCGCATCTGGCATCAAGGACAAATATGTCGTGCAAAAAATGGGCATTCAGGCGAAACAACTGCATTCGTATGATTACAGCGGCCCGTATGCCGGATTTAACGGCGCAGTGAATTTTGCCCGCGATATCAGCATGGGCTTTGCTTCGCCGACCTGGAATTTCATTACGCCGCCTTGGCGGAGCCAACCGTTGCTGAACGGTGAATTGACAGAGGAAGGAGTGGCCTAAAATGTTGGATTGCACACCGAAAGAAATCAAAGAACGCCTCAGCGGAGGCGTGATTAACCCGGCAAAAACCTGCCAACCGATCGGTGCGATGTATGCGGCGCTCGGTATTCACAAGTGCCTGCCGCACAGCCATGGTTCCCAAGGCTGCTGTTCCTACCATCGGATGCACCTGACCCGTCATTTTCGCGATCCGGTTATGGCTTCGACCAGTAGTTTCACCGAAGGCGCTTCCGTATTCGGCGGCGCGGCCAATTTGAAAACCGCGATCAAAAACGTATTTTCCATATACAATCCGGACGTCATGGCCGTACATACCACCTGTTTGTCGGAAACAATCGGCGATGATATCCCGACGATCATCAAAGACGCCGAAGTGCCGGAAGGAAAAGTCGTATTTCACGCCAACACGCCCAGTTACCAAGGCTCGCACGTCACCGGCTTTTCCAACATGGTCAAAGCGATGGTCAACTATTTCTCCGAAGCGGCAGGCGGCGTTAAGAAAGAGCAGGTCAACATCATTCCGGGCTTCGTCAATCCCGGCGACATGCGTGAGATCAAACGGCTGGTAAAAGAAATGGGCATCGATTCGATTCTCTTTCCTGACACGTCCGGCGTGGTTGATTCGCCGATGACAGGAGAATTCAATATGTATCCGGATGGCGGCACGCGGCTTTGGCAATTGGCCGATACCGGAAATTCAAAACTTACGTTAGCCTTGGGGCGTTTTGCTTCCAGCGATGCGGCCGAAGCGCTGAAGAAAAAATGCAAGGTGCCGGCCATGGCTCTTAAGACGCCGATCGGCATCAAGGCAACCGATGCGCTTTTGATGGCGCTGCGCAGTAATTTTGCGCAGGAAGTGCCGCGTAGTCTGGAGGAAGAACGCGGGCAACTGGTGGACATCATGACCGACACGCACTTTCACTTTCATGGAAAAAAAGTGGCGATCTTCGGCGATTCCGACGTTGTTACCGGCTTGACGGAATTCGTGCTTGGCCTCGGCATGCTGCCGGTACATGTGCTGACCGGAACGCCGGGCGGGGCGATCGGTTCCGCAGTGGGAAGCTTTGAAGACGATATCAGGGAACTGTTGGCGCCGGGGGCGATAGAGGCCAATGTAAAAGCCGGCGGCGATCTCTTTACCTTGCATCAATGGATCAAGAACGAACCGGTGGATTTGTTGATCGGCAATACCTACGGCAAATACATCGCGCGGGCGGAAGATCTTCCGTTTGTCCGGGTTGGCTTTCCAATTCTGGATCGCAGCGTGCACTCCTATCTGCCAATCGTCGGTTACAAGGGCGCGATGCGTTTGATAGAAATGATAGCCAATGCGCTGCTGGACCGGGCTGATCGTGATGCGGCCGACGAAGATTTTGAATTGGTCATGTAAAAAAAGTGGTGAAGAGGAAGGCCGGAAGGGAGAGGCTTGTATATGTTGGATGAACGCATGATCGGCGAACGAAGCGAATTCATTGCGACAAAGGGGAAACAAAAACAAAGTTTGAAATGCGACGCCGACAGCATTGCCGGCTGCGTCAGCCAACGCGCCTGCGTATATTGCGGCGCACGGGTGGTGCTGAATCCGATCACCGATGCGATTCATCTGGTGCATGGACCGGTTGGCTGCGCCAGCTATACCTGGGATATTCGCGGCAGTCTGAGCAGCGAATCCGAAATGTACCGCAACAGCTTTTCCACGGATTTGAAGGAACAGGATGTCATTTTCGGCGGCGAAAAAAAATTGGCTGCGTCGCTCGATGAATTGGTGGAAAAGTACAAGCCGGAGCTGGTCTTCGTCTATGCCACCTGCATTGTCGGCGTGATCGGCGATGACTTGACGGCGGTTTGCAAAGCAGCGGAAAAACGGCACGGCATCAAGGTGATTCCGGTGCAGTCGAGCGGTTTTGCGGGCAACAAATCAGCCGGTTACCGTGCAGCTTGCGATGCGCTTTTGCAGTTGATTGCAGCGGCGGAGGGAAAAGGCGCTGCGCTAAAAGAAAAAAACTGCATCAATTATCTGGGCGAATTCAACCTGGCTGGCGAGGCGTGGATCATTGCCAATTATCTGCGGGAAATGGGCGTGTCGATTAACGTGGCTTTTACCGGCGATGCCACCTACCGGCGTCTGAAGACGGCCCGCCAGGCGACGCTAAACATTATGCAATGCGCCGGATCAATGCATTATTTGGCGGGGAAAATGCAGGAAAAGTACGGCATACCCTATCTCCAGGTTTCGTTTCTCGGTCTCGAAGACACGGCGGCTTCGCTGCGCAGCATTGCCAAAGCGCTGCAGGATGAAACAGCAGCGCAAAAAGCCGAAGCGCTGATTCAACGTGAAGAAGGAAAAGCTAAGGCGGCCATCGATTATTACCGGCAAAAGTTGTTGGGGAAAAAAGCGGCGGTTTACGTTGGCGGCGGTTTCAAAGCCATTTCTCTGATCAAGCAGTTTCGTGAAATCGGCATCGAAGTGGTGATGATTGGCACGCAGACCGGGCGGCAGGAGGAATATGATGCGATCAATCGTCTGGTGGCTGACGGCACGGTCATTCTCGATGATGCCAATCCGGCCGAGCTGGAACGATTCATGGTTGAGCAGGGCGCACATCTCTTGGTCGGCGGCGTGAAGGAACGGCCTTTGGCCTACAAACTGGGCGTGGCCTTTATTGACCACAACCATGATCGCAAACATCCGCTGAGCGGTTTTGCCGGTGCGGTGAACTTTGCCGCCGAGGTCTATGCAACGGTCTGTTCGCCGGTCTGGAGCTATGTAAAAGAGCAGGGAGGTGGCTGCAGTGAATGATGAATTAAAACATTGCCGCAATGTAAATGAAAATCCCTGCAACATGTGCATGCCGATGGGCGGGATTTTAGCGCTGAAAGGCATTGAAAGCAGCATGGTCATCCTGCACGGCTCACAAGGCTGCAGCACCTATATGCGTCGCCACATTGCCGAACATTTTAACGAACCGGTGGATGTTGCCTCTTCCTCGTTAAATGAAAAAGGTACGATCTACGGCGGCGAAAGCAACTTGAAACAGGCAATTGATAATGTCCGGAAAGTCTACGAGCCGAAACTGATCGGCATATTAAACACTTGTTTGGCGGAAACGATTGGCGAAGATGTGGAGCGGATTGCCGATAGTTATTCAGCGCAACAGGACGCGGCCAGTCCGCTGCTTGTCAGTGCGGCAACGCCGGGTTACGGCGGCAGCCATGCGGAAGGCTATTTTTTCACGCTGCGCCGGATCGTTGAGCAACTGGCTGAACCGGTTGAGCGGCACAGTAAAGTCAATATCATCCTGCCCAATCTCAGTCCGGCCGACATCCGGGAAATCAAACGTATCTTGCAATTGTTGCAGGTCGATTATATTTTGTATCCGGACATCTCCGACACGTTGGACAGGCCGTTTCTGCCGCGCTATACGAAACTTGCGCAAGGCGGAACGCCGCTCGCCGATATCAAAGCGATGAGCGGCAGCGTCGCCACGATTCAAATGGGAATGACGGTCGAAGATAAGTATTCGCCGGGCCAGTATCTGGCGGATGCGTTTGGCGTACCTCTCTACAACATACCACTGCCGATCGGGCTTAAAAACACCGATTTGTTTTTGGAGTGTCTGCAGCAACAGGCGGCCGCGCAGCGCGTGCCGCTGGAATTGCAACAGGAGCGGGGGCGTTTGCTTGACGGCATGATTGATTCGCATAAATACAATTTTCAAAAACGCAGTGTGATTTTCGGCGAACCGGAAATCGTTTATGCCGTAGCAAAAACCTGTCTGGAAAACGGTCTTTTCCCGGTTGTTATAGCTACCGGCAGCAAAACAACGCGACTCGATGCTTTGTTACGCAGCGAATTGGCAGCAAGTCCGGACGAATGCACGATTTTGAATGAAACGGATTTTGCCGCGATCCGTCAGACGGCAAAAGAGGCCGAAGCCGTAATTGCAATTGGTCATTCCGACGGACGCTATCTCGAAGAGAGACAGGGCATTCCGTTAATCCGACTTGGCTTTCCCATTCACGACCGGGTGGGTGGTCAACGCTTGCTGTCTGTAGGCTATCGGGGAACCGCCGTTTTTCTCGACAGGATAACCAATACCTTGCTGGAAAAAAGGCAGAAAAACTACCGCCGTTCGTTGTATGAAACCTTTTATCAAGAAGCGACTGAGGAAAGGCGAGGTGATCAGTGTGACTGATGCAGAGGAAACGGTGAAGAGAAATAGAACCTGCGAACATCCTTGCTATTCAAAAGACGCGCATCACAAATATGCCCGCATGCATTTGCCGGTTGCGCCGCGCTGCAATATCGGCTGCAATTACTGCAACCGCAAATATGATTGCGTAAACGAAAGCCGTCCGGGCGTGACCAGCGAAGTGCTGACGCCGCAAGAGGCCAAGGAAAAATTTGCACGGGTGAAGGAAAAAATAGCAAATCTCAGCGTTGTCGGCATTGCCGGGCCGGGCGATGCGCTGGCCAATTGGGAAGAGACGAAAGAAAGCATTGCTGCGATTAAGGAACTTGATCCGGATGTGATGATCTGTTTGTCGACGAATGGTCTGCGTTTGCCGGAATTGGCGGCGGAAATCGTGAAATTGGGCGTTCGGCATGTAACGGTCACCGTAAACTGCCTCGAAGCGGAAATTGGCGCACGCATTTACCGCTTCGTCCATTATCAGGGGCAAAACTACAGCGGGCTGGAAGGCTCAAAGATACTGATCCGCAACCAATTGGCCGGAATTGAATATTTGGCCCGGCATCAGGTGATGGTCAAAGTGAATATCGTAATGATCAAAGACATTAATGACTGGCATATCCCGGCAGTCGTGAAGAAAGTGAAAGAGCTTGGCGCGTTTATCAGCAACATCATGCCGCTGATTCCGGCTCCCGGCAGCGTCTATGAAGCATTTCT of the Azotosporobacter soli genome contains:
- the nifK gene encoding nitrogenase molybdenum-iron protein subunit beta, encoding MLDCTPKEIKERLSGGVINPAKTCQPIGAMYAALGIHKCLPHSHGSQGCCSYHRMHLTRHFRDPVMASTSSFTEGASVFGGAANLKTAIKNVFSIYNPDVMAVHTTCLSETIGDDIPTIIKDAEVPEGKVVFHANTPSYQGSHVTGFSNMVKAMVNYFSEAAGGVKKEQVNIIPGFVNPGDMREIKRLVKEMGIDSILFPDTSGVVDSPMTGEFNMYPDGGTRLWQLADTGNSKLTLALGRFASSDAAEALKKKCKVPAMALKTPIGIKATDALLMALRSNFAQEVPRSLEEERGQLVDIMTDTHFHFHGKKVAIFGDSDVVTGLTEFVLGLGMLPVHVLTGTPGGAIGSAVGSFEDDIRELLAPGAIEANVKAGGDLFTLHQWIKNEPVDLLIGNTYGKYIARAEDLPFVRVGFPILDRSVHSYLPIVGYKGAMRLIEMIANALLDRADRDAADEDFELVM
- the nifB gene encoding nitrogenase cofactor biosynthesis protein NifB, yielding MTDAEETVKRNRTCEHPCYSKDAHHKYARMHLPVAPRCNIGCNYCNRKYDCVNESRPGVTSEVLTPQEAKEKFARVKEKIANLSVVGIAGPGDALANWEETKESIAAIKELDPDVMICLSTNGLRLPELAAEIVKLGVRHVTVTVNCLEAEIGARIYRFVHYQGQNYSGLEGSKILIRNQLAGIEYLARHQVMVKVNIVMIKDINDWHIPAVVKKVKELGAFISNIMPLIPAPGSVYEAFLQTSMKDLEKMRDKCQLDLQQMRHCKQCRADAIGLLEEDRAQEFSKHSLTKAMPVATTAGKRELYQIAVTSKHGKLVDLHFGHAGEFLIYQTDGDFIRLLKSRPVEKYCRGMAECDAEEAKRQAVIDAIGDCDAVLTMRIGEQAQQKLRGKGLLSVEACYTVEDGLRLAVERLRQGKTESA
- the nifD gene encoding nitrogenase molybdenum-iron protein alpha chain codes for the protein MKKTVTEQQIEAMLDQLPSKVVKNRKKHIVVKNTALDAQTIEANTRTIPGIISNRGCAYAGCKGVVLGPLKDMAHIVHGPIGCSYYAWGTRRNKARSEDPAKNFLNYCFSTDMQESDIVFGGEKKLAAMIDEVVENFKPNAVTISATCPVGLIGDDINAVARAAEERHGIQVLAFSCEGYKGVSQSAGHHIANNILMDKVIGVSEEESAPAPYAINILGEYNIGGDSWEIERILKDIGYHIVSVMTGDGSYEELKKAHVAELNLVQCHRSINYIAEMLETKYGTPWLKVNFIGVQGTVDSLRDMAVYFGDAELTRKTEEVIARELAKVEPVMEQYRKICEGKTAFCFVGGSRGHHYQNLFKELGIDTVLAGYEFAHRDDYEGRQVIPTIKPDADSKNIPDLQVKPDERRFKLKLSPEKMAELKERIPLNHYCGMQLEMSEGTVMVDDLNHYETEHFIKLLKPDIFASGIKDKYVVQKMGIQAKQLHSYDYSGPYAGFNGAVNFARDISMGFASPTWNFITPPWRSQPLLNGELTEEGVA
- a CDS encoding nitrogenase component 1, coding for MNDELKHCRNVNENPCNMCMPMGGILALKGIESSMVILHGSQGCSTYMRRHIAEHFNEPVDVASSSLNEKGTIYGGESNLKQAIDNVRKVYEPKLIGILNTCLAETIGEDVERIADSYSAQQDAASPLLVSAATPGYGGSHAEGYFFTLRRIVEQLAEPVERHSKVNIILPNLSPADIREIKRILQLLQVDYILYPDISDTLDRPFLPRYTKLAQGGTPLADIKAMSGSVATIQMGMTVEDKYSPGQYLADAFGVPLYNIPLPIGLKNTDLFLECLQQQAAAQRVPLELQQERGRLLDGMIDSHKYNFQKRSVIFGEPEIVYAVAKTCLENGLFPVVIATGSKTTRLDALLRSELAASPDECTILNETDFAAIRQTAKEAEAVIAIGHSDGRYLEERQGIPLIRLGFPIHDRVGGQRLLSVGYRGTAVFLDRITNTLLEKRQKNYRRSLYETFYQEATEERRGDQCD
- the nifE gene encoding nitrogenase iron-molybdenum cofactor biosynthesis protein NifE is translated as MLDERMIGERSEFIATKGKQKQSLKCDADSIAGCVSQRACVYCGARVVLNPITDAIHLVHGPVGCASYTWDIRGSLSSESEMYRNSFSTDLKEQDVIFGGEKKLAASLDELVEKYKPELVFVYATCIVGVIGDDLTAVCKAAEKRHGIKVIPVQSSGFAGNKSAGYRAACDALLQLIAAAEGKGAALKEKNCINYLGEFNLAGEAWIIANYLREMGVSINVAFTGDATYRRLKTARQATLNIMQCAGSMHYLAGKMQEKYGIPYLQVSFLGLEDTAASLRSIAKALQDETAAQKAEALIQREEGKAKAAIDYYRQKLLGKKAAVYVGGGFKAISLIKQFREIGIEVVMIGTQTGRQEEYDAINRLVADGTVILDDANPAELERFMVEQGAHLLVGGVKERPLAYKLGVAFIDHNHDRKHPLSGFAGAVNFAAEVYATVCSPVWSYVKEQGGGCSE